GTCGTCGACGAGCGTGGGCGCCGCTGCCGCCGCGGGCGCCGCAACGGCCGGCACCGCGGCGGCGAGCAACCGCGGGACGTCCTGCATCGGCGAGATCATGCCCGCACCTCCCCATCGCGGTCGAACCCATCGCGGTCGAAGCGCGCGGACGACGACGTTTCGGCGTCGGCGACCTCCCCGGCGAACCTGTCGAGGGCGCCGGCCGCGCCGCCCGCGTACCGCCCGAGAGCCGCGACCCGGCCCTCCTGCTCGGTCAACGCCGCCGACAGCGCCGCCAGGAAGCGCCCGATTCCCGAATCCGGGGCGGAGGCGGGGACGCGGGCGTCGGCAAGCGAAGGCGCCGCGGCGGGCACGAGCCCGCGCAACATGGCCGCGGACTCGGCGAGCGCCGCGGGATCCGCGGCCAGGTGCGCGGCGGGAGGTGGACTGATCGGCGGATGGGGCATGGTGCTCCTCGGGTCGGGTGTTCGTGTCGCCCCTTTAGACGCGCCCCGGCGCCGATCGGTTCCATCCGATTTTCGCGCGCCCCCGCCCGCCGCCCCCGTCGTTGTATTTTGGGAGCCATGGACATCACCGTCGTGGATCATCCGCTCGCCGCGTCGCGCCTCACCATCATGCGCGACGCCCGCACCGACAATTCGGGTTTCCGGGCCGCGCTCGCCGACCTCGGCGCGATGCTCATCTACGAGGCCAGCCGCGGCCTCGACGTCGAGGACTTCGACGTGGAGACGCCGGTGACCACCGCCCGCGGCCACCGCCTGAGCAAGCCGCCGATCATCGTCCCGGTGATCCGCGCCGGGCTGGGCATGATCGACCCGGCGCTGTCGATGATCCCGGACGCGCAGGTCGGCTTCATCGGCCTGGCCCGCGACGAGGAAACCCACGAGCCGGTGCCGTACCTGGAGGCCCTGCCCGCGGACCTGGCCGGCCAGCCGGTGTTCCTGGTCGACCCGATGCTGGCGACGGGCGGTTCGCTGCTGCACGCGCTGCGCCTGCTGGTCGACCGCGGGGCCGACGACATCACGGCGGTGTGCATGGTGTCGGCGCAGGCGGGCGTGGATGCGCTGGCGGACTCCGGCATGCCGGTGCGCCTGGTCACCGCGACCATCGACCCGGACCTCAACGAGGACGCCTACATCGTGCCGGGGCTCGGCGACGCGGGGGATCGCCTGTACGGCCCGCGCAACATCGACCTGTAGGCCGCCCGCGCCCCGGCCCGGGGCCCGCTCAGGCGCGGCCCCACACGGTGGCGTCCTGCTTCTTGCGCACGACGTTGTTTTCGGTGATGAGCAGCCCCTCCGGGCTCATCTGGTACTTCCACGCGCCGTTGCGGGCGACGATGCGGTCGCCTTCGTCGACGATGATCGGCGCCTCGAGGGAGCCCATGTCGCCGGCGTCGCCGCGGTAGTACTTCGTGCCGTCGGGGGACTCGCACGCCGCGGCGCGGGTGCCGGCGTCGGTGGCGACGACCGCCAGCGCCCGGTCTCCCGCGTGGCAGCGCGCGCGGGGAGCGGTCCAACCGCGGGCGTCGACGTCGTCGCGGCCGGTGCCCAGGTCGTCGCGCGGCTCGGTGGTCGGCGAGGAGCTGGTGCTCGACGACGTCGACGAACTGGAGGACGACGAGCTCGAGCTCGTCGAGCTCGACGAAGATGTGCTTTGCGACGTCGCCGACGTGCGCGGTGCAGGGGCCGGCATGTCGGGTTCGTCGTTCCCGGAGGCCAGGTACAGGCCCAGGGCGACGGCCACGACGAACACCAGCGCCGCGGCCACCACCCCGATGGCGATGGCCAGGGTTTTCGTCGTCGCACTATCGCGATTTCCTTGGGAACTCATGGGTTCATTGTGGCAGCACCGCGGCCCCGATGTGGATGTTGGGGAGGAAGTCGCAGCTGGGCGGCATTGGCCGTGCCCGCCCGGCCCAATACACGACCGCCCTCGAGGCCGCGACCCGGGTGCGCCTACACTCGGGAAGCGTGATGGAGGACTTCATTCGGGAATGGTGGTCGCGCAACGAGGGCCAGGTGCTCGCCTGGCGCCGTCATCTGCATGCCCACCCCGAGCTGTCCCACATGGAGCAGGCGACCACGAAGTTCGTCGCCGACAAGCTCCGCGCCGCCGGCCTGGAGCCGGTCATGTTCCCCAACACCGGCCTGATGGTCGACATCGGCGACGTCGGCGACCACTCCGGCGCCGCCGGCGAGCGAGTCGGGCGCCTGGCGTTCCGCGGCGACATGGACGCGCTGCCGATCACCGAGGCCACCGGCCTGTCCTACGCCAGCGTCAACGAGGGCGTCATGCACGCCTGCGGCCATGACTTCCACACCGTGATCACCCTGGCCACGGCCATCGCCATGGCCGAATACCGGCGCGAGCACCCGCTGCCCGTGCCGCTGCGCTTCATCTTCCAGCCGGCGGAGGAGGTCATGGTCGGCGGCGCCCCCGACGTCATCGAGTTCGGCGCCCTCGACGGCGTCGAGCGCATCTTCGCGGTGCACTGCGAGCCGAAGCTGCGCGTGGGCCAGGTCGGCGTGCGCGTCGGCGCGATCACGTCGGCGTCGGACACCCTGGACATCCGGCTGGAGGGCCCGGGCGGGCACACCTCCCGCCCGCACCTGACCGCCGACGTCGTTTACGCCCTGGGCAAGCTCGTCACCGACCTGCCGGGGCTGCTCAGCCGCCGCGTCGACCCGCGCACCGGCACCGTCCTGGTGTTCGGGTCCGTCAACGCCGGGTACGCCGCCAACGCCATCCCCGCCGAGGGGCGGCTGCAGGGCACGATCCGCACCGCGGACATCAAGACGTGGCGCGCCATCGACCCGCTGCTGCGCGAGCTGATCGCGGAGGTGCTCGCGCCGACCGGCGTGACCCACCGCCTCGACTACGAGCGCGGCGTGCCGCCGGTGCTCAACGACGACTATTGCACCGCGCTGGTCGCCGAGACCGTCCGCCGCATCGACGAAAACGCCGTCATCGAGGCCCCGCAGTCCTCCGGCGGCGAGGACTTCGGCTGGTACCTCGAGCACGTGCCCGGCACCATGGCGCGCCTGGGCTGCTGGTCCGGCCGCGGCGAGAAGCACGACCTGCACCGCGACGACATCGTCGTCGACGAGCGCTGCCTCGGCGTGGGCGTCCGCCTCTTCGGCGGGATCGTCGCGCGCTACGAGAACGGCGACGCGGACCGCACCGGCGCGCGGCCCTGACCTCGACCCGGCCCGGCGGATTCCGGGCGCTCCATTAGACTGGGGCGAGCATTGCAAGGCGAGCATGGAGGACCCGTGACCAAGAGGATCGTGATCATCGGCGGAGGCCCCGCCGGCTACGAGGCGGCGCTGGTCGGCGCGAAGTACGGTGCCGAGGTCACCGTCGTCGAGGACGCGGGAATGGGCGGTTCGTCCGTCCTGTACGACTGCGTCCCGTCGAAGGCGTTCATCGCGGCCACCGGCGTCCGCACCGACATGCGCCGCGCCGACGACATGGGCCTGCGCCCCGATTTCTCGTCGCGCAAGATCGATTTCACCGCGGTCAACGACCGCGTCCGCCACCTCGCCGCGTCGCAGTCCGAGGACGTGCGCGCCCAGATGGACCGCGAGGGCGTGCGCATGCTCCAGGGCCGCGGCCGCCTCGACGACTACGAGGCCGGGCGCATCACCCACTACGTCACCGTGGAGCTGCTGGAGGGCGGCGAGGAGACCATCGAGTGCGACCTCGTGCTCGTGGCCACCGGCGCCTCCCCGCGCATCCTGCCGGGCGCCCGCCCGGACGGCGAGCGGATCCTGACGTGGCGCCAGGTCTACGACCTGGAGGAGATGCCCGAGCACCTGGTCGTCGTCGGTTCCGGCGTCACCGGCGCGGAGTTCGTCTCCGCGTTCACCGAGCTGGGCGTGAAGGTCACCATGGTCGCCTCCCGCGACCGCATCCTTCCGCACGAGGACGCCGACGCCGCCGATGCCCTGGAGGGCGTGCTGCTCGAGCTCGGCGTCGACGTGGTCAAGAACGCCCGATGCGACCTCGTCGAGCGCACCGAGGACGGCGGCGTCCGCGTGGTCACCTCCGACGGCCGCGAGGTCCTCGGCTCCCACGCGCTGATCACCGTCGGCTCCATCCCGAACACCGCCGACCTGGGTCTGGAGGCCGTCGGCGTGGAGATGGCGCCGTCGGGCCACATCAAGGTCGACCGCGTCTCGCGCACCTCGGTGCCGGGCATCTACGCCGCCGGCGACTGCACCGACCTGTTCCCGCTGGCGTCGGTCGCCGCCATGCAGGGGCGCATCGCCATGTACCACGCGCTGGGCGAGGGCGTGTCGCCGATCCGCCTGCGCACGGTGTCCTCCGCGGTGTTCACCCGCCCGGAGATTGCCACGGTCGGCGTTTCGCAGGCGCAGATCGAGTCCGGCGAGGTCTCGGCCCGCGTCGAGGTGTTCCCGCTGGCCGGCAACCCGCGCGCGAAGATGCGCTCGCTGCGTCGCGGCTTCGTCAAGCTGTTCTGCCGCAAGAACTCCGGCATGATCATCGGCGGCGTCGTCGTCGCCCCGACGGCGTCGGAGCTGATCCTGCCCATCGCGGTGTGCGTGTCCAACCAGCTCACCGTCGCCGACCTGGCCAGCTCCTTCTCGGTGTACCCGTCGCTGTCGGGCTCCATCACCGAGGCCGCGCGCCAGCTGATGGCGCACGACGACCTGGATTAGCGAAAGCCGATCCACGACGAAAGCCGCCCGGTCTTCCCGGGCGGCTTTCATCTTGTGGCCGTCATTTTCTCGCCGTCATCCACGCCGACGGCATTCGTCGGCGAGCGGGCGCGGCGCTTACTTCTTCGACAGCTCCGAGTACTTCAGCTCGACCTCGACGGCCGGCGGGTTGGTGGCGTGGCTGCCGTCGGAGTACAGGACGGTGGGCACGACGCGGTTGCCGCCGTTGACGGACTCGACCCACGAGGCCAGATCGGCGTGCTTCTCCACGTCCCACGCCTCGAAGGGGACCCCGCGCTTCTTCAGGTCGCCGATCAGCGCCCGGCAGTACGGGCACCAGCTGGTGGCGTAGATGGTCACGGCTTCGGTGGTCTTCGGAAGGGTGATCTTCTCGTTGCTCATGCCGGGTGCAACGGCGCCCGCGCCGCGAATGTTCCGGGGTGCCCCCGGTGCGTGGCGGACATCACGGTGGGCGGGGGTGCGGGGCAGCCGCTTGACGACGCCCGCGCCCGCCCGGTCAGCGGTCGTCTTCGGGGCGCGGCCGCCACGTCGTGAAGCGGAAGCGGGGGCCGTTCGCCGACGTCGACCACTCGCCCTTGCGCACCGGCCGCCAGCCGATCAGCTCCGGTGCGAGGACGGGGGTGTCCACCTCGAAGGCGCCGTCGACTTCGGTGACCTCGCACTCGTCGGCGATGCGCAGGGCTTCGCGGTACACGCGGCCGCCGCCGATGATCCAGGCGACGGGCACGTCGCCGAGCAGGTCCAGCGCGGCGTCGAGCGAATGCGCGAGTTCGGCGCCGGGGACGTCCTCCGGCGTCAGCGACCTGGACAGCACGACGTTGCGGCGGCCCGGCAGCGGCCGGAACCTCTCCTGCAGCGAATCCCACGTGCGGCGGCCCATGATCACCGGCGCGCCCATCGTCGTGGCCTTGAAATGCGCCAGGTCCTCCGGGATGTGCCACGGCATCGCGTTGCCGTCGCCGATGACGCCGTCGGACGTCTGCGCCCACATCATCCGGATCGACTCCGGACGGCCCCGCCCGTGCCCGGCCATCAGACCGACACCTTGCCGCGGATCGGGGGGTGCGGGTCGTAGCCGACCACCTCGACGTCATCGAAGTCGTAGTCGAACAGGGAATCCGCCTTGCGCAGCTTCAGGGTGGGGTAGGGGCGCGCCTCGCGGGAGATCTGCAGCTCGCACTGCTCGACGTGGTTGTCGTAGATGTGGCAGTCGCCGCCGGTCCAGATGAACTCGCCGACCTCCAGCCCCGCCTGCTGCGCGAACATGTGCGTCAGCAGCGAGTACGAGGCGATGTTGAAGGGCACGCCCAGGAACATGTCCGCGCTGCGCTGGTACAGCTGGCAGCTCAGCTTGCCGTCGGCGACGTAGAACTGGAACAGCAGGTGGCACGGCGGCAGCGCCATGTTCTCCAGCTCCGAGACGTTCCACGCCGAGACGATGTTGCGGCGGGAATCCGGATTGGTCTTCAGGGTCTCCAGGGCCCGCGAGATCTGGTCGATGTGCCGCCCGTCCGGCGTCGGCCACGAGCGCCACTGCACGCCGTAGACGGGACCGAGGTCGCCGTCCTCGCCGGCCCACTCGTCCCAGATGGTCACGCCGCGGTCCTGCAGCCACTTCGCGTTCGAATCGCCGCGCAGGAACCACAGCAACTCGTAGATGATCGACTTGAGGTGGACCTTCTTGGTGGTCAGCAGGGGGAAGCCCTCGGACAGGTCGTAGCGGATCTGCCGTGCGAACAGCGACCGCGTGCCGGTGCCCGTGCGATCGGCCTTCGGGGTGCCGTCGGCGAGGATCTCGCGGAGGAGATCCTCGTACGGCGTCTTCACGGTGGCCCCGTCGGTGGCGGAAGTGGAGGTGGTCGCGCTCATGCGGCCCAGGGTACCGGGCGGCGCGCGGGGGCCGGGAGCGGACTAGAAGTCGCCGTGCTCCTTCTTGTACTCGGCGACGGCGGCGAGGATGTCGTCGGCGATCTCCGGGCGGCAGAACAGCATGTCCGGCATGAAGGTGTCGACCTGGTTGTACTTCGGCTCCGAGCCGTCGAGGCGCGAGACGTGCAGCCCCGCGGACTTGCACACGCCCACCGGCGCGGCGGAGTCCCATTCGTACTGGCCGCCGGCGTGAATGTACGCGTCGGCGTCGCCCAGCAGGACGTGCATGGCCTTGGCACCCGCGGAACCCATGTGGGTGATCTCGCGACCGAGCTTCTCGGCGACGAACTGGCCGACGGCCGGCGGGCGGGTGCGGGAGACCACGATCTTGCCCGACATCGGGCCGGTGACGGCCTTCGCCTCGCCGGTGTGGAAGACCTGGCCCAGATCCGGCAGGCCGACGGCGGCGTGGATGGGCACGCCGTCCTCGACCAGGGCGATGTGCACGGCCCAGTCCTGGCGGCCCCCGGCGAACTCGCGGGTGCCGTCGAGCGGGTCGATGATCCAGACGCGGGAGTTGTCCAGGCGGTCGCGGTTGTCGGCGGCCTCCTCGGACAGGACGGCGTCGTCCGGGCGATGCTGCTG
This genomic stretch from Corynebacterium hansenii harbors:
- a CDS encoding amidohydrolase is translated as MEDFIREWWSRNEGQVLAWRRHLHAHPELSHMEQATTKFVADKLRAAGLEPVMFPNTGLMVDIGDVGDHSGAAGERVGRLAFRGDMDALPITEATGLSYASVNEGVMHACGHDFHTVITLATAIAMAEYRREHPLPVPLRFIFQPAEEVMVGGAPDVIEFGALDGVERIFAVHCEPKLRVGQVGVRVGAITSASDTLDIRLEGPGGHTSRPHLTADVVYALGKLVTDLPGLLSRRVDPRTGTVLVFGSVNAGYAANAIPAEGRLQGTIRTADIKTWRAIDPLLRELIAEVLAPTGVTHRLDYERGVPPVLNDDYCTALVAETVRRIDENAVIEAPQSSGGEDFGWYLEHVPGTMARLGCWSGRGEKHDLHRDDIVVDERCLGVGVRLFGGIVARYENGDADRTGARP
- a CDS encoding 3'(2'),5'-bisphosphate nucleotidase CysQ, which translates into the protein MSAYVDDDILTLRLALGTGEILKGVRNVGLLRGRVLGDAGDALSQEWIARVLQQHRPDDAVLSEEAADNRDRLDNSRVWIIDPLDGTREFAGGRQDWAVHIALVEDGVPIHAAVGLPDLGQVFHTGEAKAVTGPMSGKIVVSRTRPPAVGQFVAEKLGREITHMGSAGAKAMHVLLGDADAYIHAGGQYEWDSAAPVGVCKSAGLHVSRLDGSEPKYNQVDTFMPDMLFCRPEIADDILAAVAEYKKEHGDF
- a CDS encoding NAD(P)H-quinone dehydrogenase; protein product: MTKRIVIIGGGPAGYEAALVGAKYGAEVTVVEDAGMGGSSVLYDCVPSKAFIAATGVRTDMRRADDMGLRPDFSSRKIDFTAVNDRVRHLAASQSEDVRAQMDREGVRMLQGRGRLDDYEAGRITHYVTVELLEGGEETIECDLVLVATGASPRILPGARPDGERILTWRQVYDLEEMPEHLVVVGSGVTGAEFVSAFTELGVKVTMVASRDRILPHEDADAADALEGVLLELGVDVVKNARCDLVERTEDGGVRVVTSDGREVLGSHALITVGSIPNTADLGLEAVGVEMAPSGHIKVDRVSRTSVPGIYAAGDCTDLFPLASVAAMQGRIAMYHALGEGVSPIRLRTVSSAVFTRPEIATVGVSQAQIESGEVSARVEVFPLAGNPRAKMRSLRRGFVKLFCRKNSGMIIGGVVVAPTASELILPIAVCVSNQLTVADLASSFSVYPSLSGSITEAARQLMAHDDLD
- a CDS encoding thymidylate synthase translates to MSATTSTSATDGATVKTPYEDLLREILADGTPKADRTGTGTRSLFARQIRYDLSEGFPLLTTKKVHLKSIIYELLWFLRGDSNAKWLQDRGVTIWDEWAGEDGDLGPVYGVQWRSWPTPDGRHIDQISRALETLKTNPDSRRNIVSAWNVSELENMALPPCHLLFQFYVADGKLSCQLYQRSADMFLGVPFNIASYSLLTHMFAQQAGLEVGEFIWTGGDCHIYDNHVEQCELQISREARPYPTLKLRKADSLFDYDFDDVEVVGYDPHPPIRGKVSV
- a CDS encoding dihydrofolate reductase codes for the protein MAGHGRGRPESIRMMWAQTSDGVIGDGNAMPWHIPEDLAHFKATTMGAPVIMGRRTWDSLQERFRPLPGRRNVVLSRSLTPEDVPGAELAHSLDAALDLLGDVPVAWIIGGGRVYREALRIADECEVTEVDGAFEVDTPVLAPELIGWRPVRKGEWSTSANGPRFRFTTWRPRPEDDR
- the upp gene encoding uracil phosphoribosyltransferase produces the protein MDITVVDHPLAASRLTIMRDARTDNSGFRAALADLGAMLIYEASRGLDVEDFDVETPVTTARGHRLSKPPIIVPVIRAGLGMIDPALSMIPDAQVGFIGLARDEETHEPVPYLEALPADLAGQPVFLVDPMLATGGSLLHALRLLVDRGADDITAVCMVSAQAGVDALADSGMPVRLVTATIDPDLNEDAYIVPGLGDAGDRLYGPRNIDL
- a CDS encoding mycoredoxin, with translation MSNEKITLPKTTEAVTIYATSWCPYCRALIGDLKKRGVPFEAWDVEKHADLASWVESVNGGNRVVPTVLYSDGSHATNPPAVEVELKYSELSKK